A stretch of DNA from Yoonia sp. BS5-3:
TTGAGACCCATCAATGGGCCCGCGTCACGCACTGGGCGGACATCAACCTGAGAGCCTGGCAAGAACGCCACAGCGCCACCAAGATCGACGGTAAAACCACCTTTGACGCGGCCAAAGATCGCGCCATCGACGCGTTCTTCGTCGGCATAGGCTTTTTCCAGACGGTCCCAGGCCTCTTCGCGGCGGGCCATTTCGCGGGAAATGACGGCTTCGCCTTTGGCGTTCTCAACCTGGCGCAGAAACACTTCAACAGTGTCGCCAACGGCCAGTTCGGGGTCTTCGCCTGGGTTTGCAAATTCTTTCAGCTCAACGCGGCCTTCCATTTTGTAGCCTACGTCGATGATGGCTTGGCCCGCTTCAATTGCGATGACTTTGCCTTTGACAACAGACCCTTCGCTGGGCGTGTCCATTTCGAAGCTTTCATTCAGGAGCGCTTCAAACTCTTCCATTGTGTTAGCCATTTGGCGTCGTTTTCCTAACGTTTGGTTTATACGGGCCGAGCGGTTGTCTCCGCCGGTCTTTGGATAAATGCCCATCAAAGATGAGCGGGGTTTCATTGGTCTGGCGTCACCCACGGACATAAAATAACAGGGCCGGTATAGTACCGACCCCGCTCAAGTCTCACGCCCGCGCCTGTCTCGACGCTTCGACAAGGCCGCGTATAAGGCCCCGCGCCCCTTAAGACAAGGGGTTTTGACGCCTATGCCACGGCCTTCATGGGATGTCCTTGTCCGCCGCTTTGTTCGACCTCAAAGACGGCGACCATTTCCATCATGGAGCGCGATCCGTTGCTCAGCTCATGCGCCAATTCGGAAGTTTCATTGACCACGGCGGCATTTTCCTGCGTGCTGCGATCAAGATCGGTGATAGCCGAACGGATTTCATCAATAGCGGTCGCTTGGTCGCTGGCCTTGGCCGAAATGTCTGCAATCTGGTTGCCGAGTTGATCAATCGATTCGACGATCTCGCCAATGGATTGACCCGCTTGCTGTGCCTGCTCCACGCCAAGCGAGATTTCCTCTGAACTTGTCGCGACCAAGGTCTTGATGCTGGACGCGGACTCCGACGTGCGCTGCGCCAGCGCCCTGACCTCTGAGGCAACGACAGCAAAACCGCGCCCGTGCTCACCCGCCCGGGCAGCTTCGACACCTGCGTTCAAAGCCAACAAATTGGTTTGAAACGCAACATCATCGATCAGTGTTACGATATCCGAGATACTCATTGAACTGTCGCGAATACCGTTCATCTTTTCGACTAAGCCAGTCACAACTTCCTGACCCTTACGTGCGTGCATATTTGCGGTATCTGAGATTGATTTGGCATCATGCGCGATCTGCGCCGTGCTCGATAGCGCGTCCGACACCACGGAAATAGAGGCAGTGGTTTCCTCAAGCGTCGCAGCATTATTTTGTGACCGGCGGGACGATTGATCTGACGAAGCGCTGAGCCGGCCTGCCGCTTGCTGTACTTCTCTGGCCCGTCCTTGGATCGCTTGGATGGTCGCATTCAGCTCACTTGCTGTGCGGGCGACATCGTCGCGCAATTTGCCAAACGCACCTTCACCATCACCGCCCATACGAACGGTGAGGTCACGGTTGGACAGCCCTTCAAGCGCGCGTATGGTTTCCTTCAAACCGGTATCGACCGCCACCATCAGACCGTTGACAAGATTACGCAGATTATTCCGCTCATCCGCTGCATCACCCTCAATCTGAACACGCCCTGAGAAATCACCGTGCTTTGCCTTTTCCATGACGACTGACAGATCCTCAAGCAACCGCGCCCGTTCTTTCGTGATACCCAAGAACACCTCAACAGTGTCGACCATTTGACGCACCTCGGTCGTGTTAGAACGCGGCAAATGAACGTCCGTGCGCCCCTGCGCTACAGCAGTCAATGCGCTGACCATCCCCGAGAGCGGGCGCCCGATAATCATGTAGATGCTGATCATCAAGGCCAATGCAACCGCACCGGCCGTCGCCAAAAACGCATTACGCAGAAAACCGGTCAAAGCCGCCGCTGATCTGAGATATTCTGACTTATCCCAAACGACCACAAGTTCGCCAACCAGCGTGGCGTTCTCACCCGCCCCCAAGATAATTGGCGCACGCACTGACATGAAGCTGCCTTGAATCTCGGTGGTCGGCTCTAGTGAAAAATCCGGTGCAGACATCGCAGGGATATCGCTGGCAACCTGATCCTCGGCCACCAAATTGGCGACCTCAACACCTTCGACATGCGTAACGCGCAAGGCTGCCGCATCCAGTGAAGGATCTTGCAAAAGCGCGTTCAACTGGGGCTCAATCATCGCCGCACGTTTTAGACGCGTTCCCGTGTTAATTTGGTTGGAAATGAAGCCGGTGATTTCGATCGACTTTTTGGCGAAATCATTCTCCAAATTCAATTGGATTCTGTTATTGGCCGTCGACAACAGAACTGCCATACAGGCGCCAAGTACCAGCGTGGTGACCAAAACCGAACGCGTAATAACCGACTTCATAAACTTCATTTTACGGCCCTCAAAAATATTAACGGCACACCATGATGAGTGCTGTTCCTTCGATTGCCCACTCGCTGTAACACGCGTAGGTGTACTCAACTTCTGTGTCGTAGTGGTACCATTCCAACATCGCGTCATCGCGCATATCCGCTGCCGCAACGATCCGAGGCCACATTGGCTCGCCCGTCAAATCCTCAACCTCAGTATAGGCTGCAGCAAGCAATTCAGGCTCTCGGTTATCGCCGACGATAATACCGTCCTCAAACAGGTGAATCCCCAAGGTTGATGTCGAAAACGGTTGGGAAGGGTCGTGCATTGCGTCAATCCCAGCGTCTACGCCGCCGGTTTGCACGATCGCGGACAATTGACCCGCGATATCTTGTGATTGTTCCTTTGTACCAAAATCGCTTGCCACGGCCACCGAGCCGCAAGACAACAACAGACTTACGAAAGTTATCAGTCGCTTCATCATCATACCTCCTACAAAGCTTGATGATGGCTACGCACCAAAATTTAATATTCGGTCTACGACGTCCAAACTCGTTCGAATTTGCGATACTTTGGCTTAGGATTGCAGCAATCCCTGCTTGGCATAAGAGGCAAGCGCGATCATGCGCTAAATAGCGTCCAGCGCCTTCTGTACTGCTGCGAAATAGGCACCAACCTGCGCGCCATCCACAAGCGCGTGGTGGACTTCCAGCGTCATCGCCATGTCCCAGCGCCCGTCTTGTTCGACGAATTTGCCCCATGACACGCGCGGGATGCAGTCATCCGGGCCCGGCAAGGCATTATTCATCGACGTGTAATCAAGCCATGGCATACAGGACAGATAGGCCAAATCATCCCGTTCACCGCTATTGGCGTTCAACGGCCCACCGCGTGCGGCCTGCGCAATCAACGACTGGGCCTGAGCATCAAATGCTGCGAAACCCGCCAAATAAGGCACATACGCATAATTGAAAGACCCCGCATCTGTCGGCACCGACATCGAAAGCGTGACCATGTCATAACGTAAGACCTGATCGCCGCGAAAACGCATCAACAGCTCGGGCACCGCATGCAGGCCGGTGCCAATCGCATAAAGGCAGGCGCGATAGGCCGAAACGCCCTCGGCTTTGCGGGCCCTCAGATGCGTTACATCCAGCCGCGATGTCACCGCATAATGCGGCTTTTCATAACTGCGAAAGAACCGGAACTGCGCGGCGCGCGGCCACGTAGATTGATCAACAATGTGATGGGCCATGGACGTATCATGTCAGATATCCTGACCGCGCTCCAGCAATTCTTCGATCAACTCGCGTTGCAGATTGCCACTGTCACCAGCGCCAAATTGGCCCGCGCCGCTGGTGTAAAGCGTGCCATAGGTCTTGGCCACATTCACTGTCTGCGCCAGGCCAGAGATCAGCTGGTCGCGCTCCAGCTCTTTGAAAGGATGAATGAATATTCCCCAAAGGCGGCCCTGGGCCACAGCATAGCGCGCATCCAGGGCACTATCGAAATTGGCCTGCATGACGCGCAGCATTTCCTCGGGTGTCATCCCCTCGGCCGAGCGGATCGGCACCATTGCCCGCATCCGGTTGGCCCTGACATCCGTCACAATCAACACAGGGATATCATCAATGGAAAACTCAAAACCTGCGCCTGCGATCCGGGCATCGGGGTCAAGCGCCTGCACGATCTCTGCCATGCGTGGCAGGGTCATATGCGGCTCTGCCTCTTGGGCAGGCAAGCTGATAGGAAATAAGATGGCGATCAGGGCGAGGATACGGATCATGGGGCAAACTCCTTTGCACCCACGCTGCCCCAAAACAGTGCAGTTTGCCTATGCAAGCTTTAGTGAGTTTCTGAAACGCGGCTGATGACAGCGACCGCACGGGCCACCGCATCGTCGATCGCCATATCGGTTGTGTCGATCAAAACAGCATCTGGTGCAGGGATCAGGGGGGCCGTGTCACGGCTGCGGTCCCGTTCGTCACGTTTGCGCACATCGGCCAGAACGCTGTCATAGGTCAGCGACATGCCTTTATCCGAAAGCTCTTTGAAACGCCGCATAGCCCGGCATTCGGGGCTGGCGGTGACGAACAATTTCACATCTGCCTGGGGACAAATCACTGTTCCGATATCGCGGCCATCCAGCACTGCCCCGCCGGGGCGCGTGGCAAAACTGCGTTGAAAATCCGTCAGGGCCGCCCGCACCTGCGGATCCACCGCGACCTCACTGGCTGCCTGCGCCACTTGCGGGGTGCGCAATTGATCCCCCTCAAGGTCTTTGGGATCAAGCTGCTGCGCTGCGATTAGCCGGTCAGCGCCTGCCAGAACCTTGGCCCCCACCGCACGGTAAAGCAGCCCGGTATCCAAATGCGCAAAACCAAAATGCATTGCCACAGCCTTGGAGATCGTGCCCTTACCCGCCGCTGCAGGCCCATCAATTGCGACAGTGAAAGTCACCAAATGCTCCTCAAAAGATGCGCAAAGCGGGGCCAGATTGCAGACATCCGACACCAAGGGGCCGCCCATGCGCATCACATTGCTTCACCCACCGCATACATCCATCGGAAGCCGTATTCCACGCGAAAATCTACCGCCGTTCGGCCTGCTTTGTATTGGTGGGCCGTTGATTGACGCAGGGCACAGTGTGAACTTGATCAACGCTGATATCGGGCCGATGACATCGGCCCAAATCATCACAGCCATTATCGACAGCGCACCAGAGGCCGTTCTGATCGGGCATTCCGGGTCAACCTCGGCGCATCCGGTGGTGGTCAGGCTTGCGACAAGGATCAAGGCAGTATTGCCGGATGTGGCGATCATCTATGGCGGGGTTTGGCCCAGCTACCACTGGGCCGAAGTGCTGAATGAATGCCCTGCAATTGATGTGATCGTGCGCGGTGAAGGCGAGATGACCGCGCCAAAATTAATGGCCGCGCTGGGACAGGACCTACGAAGGATCAATGGTATCGCTTATCGGCGCGGCGGCACACCCTATGCCACGGCGTCCGCCCCGATGGTCCAAGACCTGGATGCAAACCGGATCGGATGGGAGCTGGTCGATATAACCCAGCACGGGTATTGGGGCGGTAAGCGATCAGTAATCATGCAATTTTCCCGAGGCTGCCCGCATCTTTGCACCTATTGCGGGCAGCGGGGCTTTTGGACACGGTGGCGGCACCGGGATCCTGTGAAATTCGCAGCCGAGATCGCTTGGCTGCATCGCACATATGGGGTTGAGCTGGTCAATCTGGCGGATGAGAACCCGACCACCTCGCCCAAAGCATGGCGCGCTTTTTTGGATGCCATGATCGCAGAGAACGTCCCAGTTCAAATCATTGGCAGCACCCGCGCCGATGATATCGTGCGCGACAAAGATATCCTGCATCTTTATCGCAAAGCCGGGGTCATCCGCTTTTTGATGGGGCTGGAAGGCACCGATGAAGCAACGCTTGAGGCTGTGAAAAAGGGCGGCAGCCGTGCCAAGGATCGACAAGCGATCCAACTGCTCCGGGCGCATGGGATCATTGGATTATGCACATTTGCAGTCGGGTTTGAGGAAGAAACAGATCGCGACTATTGGCGTATTCTCAAGCACTTACTAGTCTATGACCCAGACCAGATCATGTCGGTTTACGCGACACCGCACCGCTGGACCCCCTTTTTCGACAAGGTGAAACATCGGCGCATTATCGACGCGGATCTGCGCAATTGGGACTACAAGCATCAGGTCATAGAGGTCCCCGCCGTCCCCGCCTGGCGTGTGTTTCTTTGGGTCAAACTGATTGAGATTTGCCTGCAAGCCCGGCCCAAAGCGCTTTATCGCAGCTACCTGCATCCAGATCCTGATCTCCGGCACGCGATGCGTTGGTATACCGCAATGGGCCGCCGGGTCGTCCTGCGCGAGATATACCATTGGCTGCGCCACAAACGGCGGCCTGGGATATCCGTCGGTGCATTCCTGGGGCAAGACCGGCTCGAGGAACATGCATTGGCACTGCCCCAAAAGACCAAATCACGCGGCCGCGTCTAAACGCCCTCTTTGATCATCTGGCGAATTTTCACAGCCTTTTCAAAATGATCCAATTCATGGGTTTTAATCCACCATTCGGCAGCTTCCATCAGCAAAGCGGGATCGTCATTCTTATTGGCAAAGAAAGCATAGAAGGACAGACCGACGCCCTCGCCTTTCTTGGCGATCTTATCATTGCAGATGGCAATGGCCTTGGTTCTAAGGGATTGGCGCATTTGTGATAGTAGACCCTAGCTTGGCAGCGTTCCGTTCAGCACATAGGTCAGAATATCAACCACTTGCTGCGGTTCAGTGACAACTGCAAGGGCGGCGGCGTCGACCTCTTTGAGCGCATGTTGATGATCATCGCCATGCATGACGATCAACGATTTGCCCAAAGCCGCCGCATAGCCCGCATCAAAGGCGGCATTCCACTGTTTGTACTTTTCGCCGAAACGAACAACGACAATATCGGCCATCTCGATCCCGTGGCGGGTGCGGATAGCGTTCAGCTTGGCGCCCTTATTATCGTGCCAGAACTTATTCGGCTCATCACCCATGATGGCCACACCGCAATCATCCGATGCAGCATGATCAGTGACGGGCCCGGTAAAATGCACGTCCAGACCTTGTGCGCCGGTCGTGATCTGTTCGCGCCAATCGGTATGGATTTCACCGGAAAGATAGATTGTCAGCGTCATCAGGCAGCTCCTTTAATTCAGTTGCGTCGCAAAATAGACCTTGTCGCCATCACGGCCAGTCTCGGTCCAGCCATGGCGGCGGTAAAAACCCTGCGTGCGGGTCATGCCACAATGGGTCACAAGGTGCACCTGCCCGTGACCGGCAGCCTTGGCAGCGGCCAAGGCCTGGGCGATCAGTTGCGGACCAACCCCCTGCCCGCTGGCATCAGGATGGACCGCGAGATTTGCAATATAGGCCCGTTTACCAAGAACCAAAACGACACCACCGCGTAAGGTGCCGTCTACTTCAGCAACCCACACATTGTGATCGGCGATGTCCGCATCGACACCTTCGGTTACCGGGGGCAGTCCCAGATGTTGAAACGGCGCATAGGCCGCTGCGTAACAACCGGTCAGGGCCGGAACGTCAGCAGAGGCGGCCTTGCGGATGATCAAGCTCACCCGCGCAGCGTCCCGCCAGTGGCCTTTGTGACCTTTTCGACAATCTTGGCGCTGACCGCCTCGATATCCGCCTCTTTCAGGGTCTTTTCAGTGGGTTGCAGGCGGACCGTGACGGCAAGCGATTTTTTACCTTCACCCAACGCGCCGCCGATAAATTCGTCAAAGACGCGCACATCAGCGATCAGTGCCTTATCGGCGCCCGAAGCCGCATTGACCAAGGTCAGCGCCTCAACTTGCGCATCGACGACAAAGGCAAAATCACGCTCAACCGCTTGCAGATCAGTTGCAGCAAGCGCTGTGCGGGTGGTGCTTTGCTTCTT
This window harbors:
- a CDS encoding d(CMP) kinase, producing MTFTVAIDGPAAAGKGTISKAVAMHFGFAHLDTGLLYRAVGAKVLAGADRLIAAQQLDPKDLEGDQLRTPQVAQAASEVAVDPQVRAALTDFQRSFATRPGGAVLDGRDIGTVICPQADVKLFVTASPECRAMRRFKELSDKGMSLTYDSVLADVRKRDERDRSRDTAPLIPAPDAVLIDTTDMAIDDAVARAVAVISRVSETH
- a CDS encoding methyl-accepting chemotaxis protein; the encoded protein is MKFMKSVITRSVLVTTLVLGACMAVLLSTANNRIQLNLENDFAKKSIEITGFISNQINTGTRLKRAAMIEPQLNALLQDPSLDAAALRVTHVEGVEVANLVAEDQVASDIPAMSAPDFSLEPTTEIQGSFMSVRAPIILGAGENATLVGELVVVWDKSEYLRSAAALTGFLRNAFLATAGAVALALMISIYMIIGRPLSGMVSALTAVAQGRTDVHLPRSNTTEVRQMVDTVEVFLGITKERARLLEDLSVVMEKAKHGDFSGRVQIEGDAADERNNLRNLVNGLMVAVDTGLKETIRALEGLSNRDLTVRMGGDGEGAFGKLRDDVARTASELNATIQAIQGRAREVQQAAGRLSASSDQSSRRSQNNAATLEETTASISVVSDALSSTAQIAHDAKSISDTANMHARKGQEVVTGLVEKMNGIRDSSMSISDIVTLIDDVAFQTNLLALNAGVEAARAGEHGRGFAVVASEVRALAQRTSESASSIKTLVATSSEEISLGVEQAQQAGQSIGEIVESIDQLGNQIADISAKASDQATAIDEIRSAITDLDRSTQENAAVVNETSELAHELSNGSRSMMEMVAVFEVEQSGGQGHPMKAVA
- a CDS encoding CatA-like O-acetyltransferase; the encoded protein is MAHHIVDQSTWPRAAQFRFFRSYEKPHYAVTSRLDVTHLRARKAEGVSAYRACLYAIGTGLHAVPELLMRFRGDQVLRYDMVTLSMSVPTDAGSFNYAYVPYLAGFAAFDAQAQSLIAQAARGGPLNANSGERDDLAYLSCMPWLDYTSMNNALPGPDDCIPRVSWGKFVEQDGRWDMAMTLEVHHALVDGAQVGAYFAAVQKALDAI
- a CDS encoding YtoQ family protein is translated as MTLTIYLSGEIHTDWREQITTGAQGLDVHFTGPVTDHAASDDCGVAIMGDEPNKFWHDNKGAKLNAIRTRHGIEMADIVVVRFGEKYKQWNAAFDAGYAAALGKSLIVMHGDDHQHALKEVDAAALAVVTEPQQVVDILTYVLNGTLPS
- the bchE gene encoding magnesium-protoporphyrin IX monomethyl ester anaerobic oxidative cyclase, producing MRITLLHPPHTSIGSRIPRENLPPFGLLCIGGPLIDAGHSVNLINADIGPMTSAQIITAIIDSAPEAVLIGHSGSTSAHPVVVRLATRIKAVLPDVAIIYGGVWPSYHWAEVLNECPAIDVIVRGEGEMTAPKLMAALGQDLRRINGIAYRRGGTPYATASAPMVQDLDANRIGWELVDITQHGYWGGKRSVIMQFSRGCPHLCTYCGQRGFWTRWRHRDPVKFAAEIAWLHRTYGVELVNLADENPTTSPKAWRAFLDAMIAENVPVQIIGSTRADDIVRDKDILHLYRKAGVIRFLMGLEGTDEATLEAVKKGGSRAKDRQAIQLLRAHGIIGLCTFAVGFEEETDRDYWRILKHLLVYDPDQIMSVYATPHRWTPFFDKVKHRRIIDADLRNWDYKHQVIEVPAVPAWRVFLWVKLIEICLQARPKALYRSYLHPDPDLRHAMRWYTAMGRRVVLREIYHWLRHKRRPGISVGAFLGQDRLEEHALALPQKTKSRGRV
- a CDS encoding GNAT family N-acetyltransferase, which codes for MSLIIRKAASADVPALTGCYAAAYAPFQHLGLPPVTEGVDADIADHNVWVAEVDGTLRGGVVLVLGKRAYIANLAVHPDASGQGVGPQLIAQALAAAKAAGHGQVHLVTHCGMTRTQGFYRRHGWTETGRDGDKVYFATQLN
- a CDS encoding DUF6500 family protein, whose translation is MRQSLRTKAIAICNDKIAKKGEGVGLSFYAFFANKNDDPALLMEAAEWWIKTHELDHFEKAVKIRQMIKEGV